AGGGGAGCTCTGGACAGCTGTATGCTGGTGCCCAAGCAGTGGCACTGTGGGGCTGAGCCACAGTACCAGCCCAGTGCCACCACACACTGTCCCTGGTTAGGGAGCAGGGCTTCAAGAACGTCATGGAGGCCGTTGGAGCAGATCACCGGTGCGGACATGCTGCAGAATGAAGGTCTAGCTGGGAGGAGCCATGGCCAGGCAGAGATGGGTCTGACAATTCCAGAGCTGGGCGGGCTGGGACTGAGACGAGGTCCTGGTTCCAGCCCCTGGGACAGTCTGATGAAGCAGGGGCTGCActggtggggagcaggggatgCGGCCTTCACaacagtgctgcttttcagggctgtgttttggctTCCCTGTGGACAGCACAACTGAGTGTCAATAAACATTTGGCTTACCTGGTCCTGTGTACTGCTCTGGGGACACCCCAGGGCCTGGAGTGATGCAGCCTAGCTCTCCTCAGCTGAGCAGGATCAGTTCTTTCAGCGTTGCTCCCACTTTTCCTGGTGGGAGAAGCTACTAGGGTAGCTGAGCTCTGGGATGGACTGACAAGTGCACCAGGCCTACCCTGGCAGAGACCTCTGCCCAAGGCTGGGCCcttggcagggagggaaggtggtggtgctgggtgcCAGTATGCAGCCGTTTGGAGATGGCTGCAGTCATGCCCTGTCAGTTGTGGAAAGGGCCTGATCAAAGGTGCTTCTGTCTGTTGGTTTTGTCTCTGGGACCTCTGGTGCTGACTTTTCTTTCACCCTGAACTCACTGCAGTCAGGCTTTTCTTGAGCAACAGCTCACCTTGCACACAGCATTCCCTCAGCAGCCTCTCACAGTccaccctgcagagcaggattGTGCCACAGTACTTCACCAAAATTATTTACAGCAGCTCACCTCACGCTGTGGTGGCCCTCGGCTCATGTCAGGGCCATCGCCTGCCTGCTCCCCGCTTCTGCAGCCCCCTGCACTATCCTCTTCATTTCCTGGATTCTTCCTGGACAGATGACACTTCTCACTGTTCTAACAGGGGTGTGACCTGGTCCATTGGCCGAGGTGTTGATGTGCTTTGGAGAGGGCCTGGGAGATTCTTGCTCTCCCAGTCTGAGGGTGACACAGCACCTTCCTAATGTGCTGGCAAGGTTCACAGATTGGAGCTGCTGATGCATCCTGTGCTGGACTCCAGCCTTCTGTGTGCTGGCACGAGTCTGGCTGGTGCTGGGCCAGGGATGTCAAGCCCTGCATTGTTTAGAGACACAGAATACCCCATGAGATGGAAAGAAGCTCACAGAGGATGGAAAAGCCACCTTCTAGGGTGTCTGGAACTGGACACACTCTTGAGGCTGAAGGACTGGAATATCTGAGTGGAAGGGGGGCACTGTCAAGACCCCCAGCAGGCCAAGCTGCACTGgctccctcctctgctctgctcttgtggGAGGCAGACTGTGGGAACAGGCTGATGTACTTTGCAGTCcacccctgctgctggctggccACACCTAACTGGCCGCTAGCCAGTGGTTGCTGCTGTGAGTTCCTGTAAGCTGGGGTTGGGCCCTTGACACTGCTGACAactgtcggggtcccttccccctgccatgtagccctgggagaggggccctgaggggacagacatggggtttccctggccctggtcagcctcgttccccactgtttgttttgtgttccctgcgtgGGCAGGGACCCTCAGGTCCCCTGACTGAGGGAgctcctcggcagagccccggccctgtggctggagaaataaacatctctgaaacagctatcaagaatctgtccatattTCTTTCTACGGACCTTCTGGTTTAatacatcgtgttacagtatccgcactgtaacagACAACCTGCACCCCaagggccaggggctgctgggacACGGGGCTGCAGCCTGCTGCATGGGAAGAGGTGGCTACTGGTAGGAAGCCAGCTTGGCTGCAGTCCCTCAGAGCCTGTCCCTGGCATGAGACATGTACCCCTCAGCTagccaggctggcactgcccaggtCACTGGCACCCCAGCTCTGGATGGtgtgggcagagccaggcacagAATGGGATGGGACCTGCCTCCTGTGCCCCAGCCTGCAGTGGGGCGGCCACCTGTGTTCTGCAGGGACCATGGTAGGTGTAGGCACAGGGCAGGTTTACCAGGGGCCGAGGCTGGTCTGCTCTCTGTGAGCCTTAGCTGGTGTCACAGTGCCAGGGTACCAGTATCTGCAGCCAGCTCCCTCTCCCATATTTGTAGCTGCAAAATCTGAGAAACTCTTGGCATGCTGGCTTCCTGTCAGGGTTTGGCAGCTTCCTTGAAGCCTCTGCCACGCTGGCACTAAGCAAGGTGTGGCTTTTTGtgctcttcctgctgggaattgtgctggctgcaggcaccagGGTCAGGAGATCTGGAGCTCATGGGCTGCACTGGCGCAAAGGAAGTGGTAATAAAAGGGGTGAGGAGGAAGCCCCAAGCAGGAATGACCTGTAGGAGGAGGCTGCTTTGAGCATGGGGTGAGCAACACCAATATGTCCCTGGATGTGCTCAGTGCTGTGTCCGTCCTTCTTGCCCGGCTGAGGacctggccctgcagagggcCATGGCAGGACCACTGTTGGGCCTGGAAGCACCCAGGTCCCAACACTGCAGCCTTGACCTCTGTAGCAGCAGGGTCCAGGTCTGACTCACGGCTGTCTGATGGGCAGCCCCGGGTCACGGAGTTGCCCCTTTTTCCTACCGGGACAGGGCATGAGCCCGGCCAGGGCCCCGGGTCCTGGTGGAGCCCACAGTTGAGAGCAAAGAGTAGGAGTTCTATGCTGAGGCTgccctctccttcctgcagagctATCGATCGCTGGCCTGGCCTGGAGTGTGCTGGGGACTGCAGCTGCCACTGGTACCTTCCAGGGCAAGGGGGGGAGCACTGGGGCTtggacagagctgggagggggtttggcagggagcaggcagggggCAGGGAAGACACAACTAGGGAGGGACCTAGTGGAGGTGGGAGCCTGTCCTGGCTCTGGGCCACTTGAGCATTCTCTGCCTGGAGAGCGGAGGTGTGCAAAGCCTGTGGAGATTGAACATGGCCACGTGGAGCACCTGGTCAGGTACCACTGCGACCCGTACTACCAGCTGCGCAGCTCTGGTGATGGTGAGGTACACAGCATGGGCACAGCACCTAGGGATGGGGCTTCTGCCCAGCTCTAGAGAATGTGTGGGGCCGCCCCAATACTAGGTGATCCATCCTCACACTCCACCCCACTTCATTGGGGGTATGAATAGCTACTCCTGTTCATCTAAGCCCCACGGAGGTACAAGCAGGGCAGTGGTGCTGACTCTGGTTTCCCTCCAAAGGGACATACATACAAATGTGATGAGAGTCAGGTATGGGTGAGCCCTGAGGCTGTTAAGGATGTGCCTGTCTGTGAGCCAGGTGAGAGCAGACTGCAgtggctgggggctgtgggcagtCTGGGCAgctgaagggctgcagggactgcTCACAACCTCCATCTtcagtgctgctccctggggctgctgagcaCCAGGAGGTATCTGGCGCCTGCTGGGTTCAGGGGGCTCACCTGGGCCTTCCCCTGCCCTATGTAGTGTGTGGGAAGCCGAAGAACCACCCCCCCAGGCAGTGCATCACTGGGGTCATGCTGGCTCCGAAGGGCAGCTTcccttggcagggctggatggTGACCCGCCACAACCTGACCGTGAGGGCCACACTCATCGGTGACCAGTGGCTGCTGAACACAGGCAGGAACGTGTACCTGAACATCCACAGTGAGAATGCCACGCTGGAAGAGATTGCCCCTACACTGCAGCTGTTCCTGGGCAGCCGGGAGCAGCCCAACTTGGGCATTTGAGCGTGTTGTGCTGCACCCCAGCTACCCACAGGCTGTGGACCTGGCCTTGCTGAAGCTGAAGCAGAAGGTGCTTCTTGGCGAGGAGGTGAAGCGCATCTGCCTGGCCCAGAAGGGCTATGTGCACCCAGGACAGGTGGGCTACATctcaggctggggctgcagtgcCACCTTTAGCTTTCCCGACAGGCTGAATGAAGTACGTGATGCTGCTAGTGGCCGAgagtgagcagtgctgggaatacTACAGTGCGCAGGATGTGTCCTACTGGGTCCAGCCCATGCTTGGCAATGACACCTTCTGCGTGGGCATGAGTGAGCTGCGGGAGGACCCCTGCTACGGGGATGCAGGCGGAGCCTTTGCCGTGCAGGATCCCGATGACGACACCTGGTACGCAGGTGGCATCGTCAGCTATGACAAGACCTGCACAGCTGCAAAGTACGGCGTGGACGTGAAGCATGTCGTGGCCTGGGTGAAGGAGACAGTGGCAGCTGGCTGAGGCAGAACCATGAGGGAATAAAACTGTTGCGCGCCAGGCTGCAgggtgtgtgcgtgtgtgcgcgtctgtctgtctgtccgtcCGTCCGTGCAGGGTCTCTGTGCCCGTCG
This genomic interval from Corvus cornix cornix isolate S_Up_H32 chromosome 11, ASM73873v5, whole genome shotgun sequence contains the following:
- the LOC104691959 gene encoding LOW QUALITY PROTEIN: haptoglobin (The sequence of the model RefSeq protein was modified relative to this genomic sequence to represent the inferred CDS: deleted 2 bases in 2 codons); the protein is MVTRHNLTVRATLIGDQWLLNTGRNVYLNIHSENATLEEIAPTLQLFLGSREQPNLAFERVVLHPSYPQAVDLALLKLKQKVLLGEEVKRICLAQKGYVHPGQVGYISGWGCSATFSFPDRLMKYVMLLVAESEQCWEYYSAQDVSYWVQPMLGNDTFCVGMSELREDPCYGDAGGAFAVQDPDDDTWYAGGIVSYDKTCTAAKYGVDVKHVVAWVKETVAAG